A part of Patescibacteria group bacterium genomic DNA contains:
- a CDS encoding glycosyltransferase family 2 protein, whose protein sequence is MNLQTRSVSFVFPVYNEEYIIAKTIHSYYNELKGKLNFEIIAVEDGSTDDTKRILKDLESELSIRVYLSEKRKGYLQAIKDSLKYPRYEWVFLVDSDSQFDPKDFWKLWEYADRYDVILGKKIDRKDGALRSVLSKGYNFLLRRIFKVSFEDMDTGFRLIKKSFLDDVAQKVSYLQFFNAEFVIRVNLAGAKIIEVPVNHFRRQSGKTNIFYLKKIPAIVTKELIGMYRLFGELKIGK, encoded by the coding sequence ATGAATTTACAAACCAGAAGCGTATCATTTGTTTTTCCTGTATACAATGAAGAGTACATAATTGCTAAAACAATTCATTCATATTACAACGAACTAAAAGGTAAACTTAATTTTGAAATAATTGCCGTGGAGGATGGAAGTACGGATGACACCAAACGGATACTTAAAGATTTGGAGAGTGAACTATCGATACGAGTATACTTAAGTGAAAAGAGAAAGGGGTATCTTCAAGCCATTAAAGATTCTTTGAAATACCCTCGGTATGAGTGGGTTTTTCTCGTTGATTCTGATAGCCAATTTGACCCAAAAGATTTCTGGAAATTATGGGAGTACGCTGATCGCTATGATGTTATTCTAGGAAAGAAAATCGACAGAAAGGACGGTGCGCTAAGATCAGTACTCTCAAAAGGATATAATTTTTTGTTACGCAGGATATTCAAGGTTTCTTTTGAGGACATGGATACTGGTTTTAGACTTATTAAAAAAAGTTTTTTGGACGACGTTGCTCAAAAAGTATCGTATCTTCAGTTTTTTAATGCTGAGTTTGTGATACGAGTAAACCTTGCGGGCGCAAAAATAATCGAGGTGCCAGTTAATCATTTTAGGCGCCAGAGCGGAAAAACCAATATTTTTTATCTGAAAAAAATCCCTGCTATTGTGACGAAAGAACTTATCGGGATGTACCGGTTGTTTGGTGAACTTAAAATCGGCAAATAA
- a CDS encoding extracellular solute-binding protein yields MKASPFQVVLTAIFIIALVGGVIVLALTKAKNGSVNSVTVVIWGTMDTAAFNDSVSNLTLGTNGYKIEYIQKIEAAFDQDLIEALASGVGPDAILLPQDKIIKYRDKILPFSYNIMPLRDFKDTFIQEAELYIDSEGVVALPFTVDPLVMYWNRDSLTNIGESLPPKTWDQFITLVPRLSVKDANSNILKSGVALGEFKNITNAFEIISAILLQAGSPITQYGPDGLMGALSPTLATIGAVNFYTDFANPLKPDYSWNRALINSRDMFASGDLAFYFGFASEMSKIRDRNSNLNFDVTYFPQPKGASILTTFGKMQGLAVLKSSQNQASAVSLLIAMTAPDTINLLSSRTGLPPVRRSMLVADPKDPYQAIFYNSALRAKAWVDPNSSNSRAAFQNMIESITSGEAGVGDAITIAGKSLRN; encoded by the coding sequence ATGAAAGCCAGCCCATTCCAAGTCGTACTCACCGCTATCTTTATTATCGCCTTAGTCGGCGGTGTGATCGTTCTTGCTCTCACGAAAGCAAAAAATGGTAGTGTCAACAGCGTGACTGTTGTTATTTGGGGAACAATGGACACTGCCGCTTTCAACGACTCTGTATCAAATTTAACGTTAGGTACTAATGGTTATAAAATTGAGTATATACAAAAAATTGAAGCAGCTTTTGACCAGGATTTGATCGAAGCTTTGGCTTCAGGGGTAGGACCTGACGCAATTTTGCTCCCACAGGATAAAATTATTAAATATAGAGACAAAATTCTGCCATTTTCCTACAACATAATGCCTCTGAGGGATTTCAAAGACACTTTTATTCAGGAGGCTGAGTTGTATATAGATAGCGAAGGTGTTGTTGCGTTACCGTTCACAGTAGATCCGCTCGTCATGTATTGGAACCGAGATTCCTTGACCAATATTGGTGAATCCCTTCCTCCAAAAACGTGGGATCAATTTATTACACTCGTTCCACGACTGTCAGTTAAGGATGCCAATTCAAACATACTGAAAAGCGGAGTTGCTTTAGGGGAATTTAAAAACATTACAAATGCGTTTGAAATAATTTCAGCCATCTTGCTCCAGGCAGGTAGCCCCATTACTCAGTACGGTCCAGATGGCTTAATGGGCGCTCTTTCGCCAACCTTAGCTACTATTGGAGCTGTTAATTTTTATACTGATTTTGCTAATCCATTAAAACCCGACTACTCTTGGAATAGGGCTTTGATCAATTCTCGCGACATGTTTGCCTCAGGAGATTTAGCCTTTTATTTTGGGTTCGCTTCGGAGATGTCTAAAATTCGTGATCGAAACTCCAATCTCAATTTTGATGTAACCTATTTCCCTCAACCAAAAGGCGCTTCAATATTGACGACCTTTGGAAAAATGCAAGGTTTAGCAGTTCTTAAAAGTTCCCAAAACCAGGCAAGTGCAGTTTCGTTGCTAATTGCCATGACAGCTCCCGACACCATCAATCTTTTAAGTTCACGGACTGGACTTCCACCAGTTCGACGCTCCATGCTTGTTGCTGATCCGAAAGATCCATATCAAGCAATTTTTTATAATTCTGCACTGCGCGCCAAAGCCTGGGTTGATCCAAACTCCTCAAATTCACGGGCCGCTTTCCAAAATATGATAGAATCTATAACAAGCGGTGAAGCTGGTGTCGGAGATGCAATTACTATTGCTGGCAAGTCTCTCCGTAACTAG
- the gyrA gene encoding DNA gyrase subunit A — protein MPDKKEPKNEEKAPHVNVVSRNISTEMRESYLDYAMSVITSRALPDVRDGLKPVHRRILFAMNQMGLTSSAKFRKSATVVGEVLGNYHPHGDIAVYDTMVKMVQDFSMRYPLIIGQGNFGSIDGDPAAAHRYTEARMSKISSELLRDIEKETVDFRPNYDNTKQEPIVLPSVVPSLLLNGTLGIAVGMATNIPPHNLGEVVDATTHLIDNKSATTEDLLQFVKGPDFPTGGVVFGAKDLMHAYGSGRGGVVTRGIAEIIESKSGTFQIVITSIPYRVNKAELIMRIADLVRDKKIEGIKGLRDESSKDIRVVIDLKQGAYPEKVLNFLYKHTQLEEAFHFNVVALVDGIPQTLSLKSILEEFVAHRVIVVRRRTEFDLRKAEEREHILIGLKKALDHIDEIIKLIKKSKDTPEAHANLMKQFKFSDRQATAILEMKLSRLAGLERKKIEDELKAIQELIEILKAILASPKKILSIIKDELNEIKAKYGDERRTKIIKAGAGTFSEEDLIPDAESVLVLTKGGYIKRTDPEEYRKQKRGGVGVVDLDTKEEDFVTMFLTTTTHSDLLFFTDKGKAYQVKMYEIPEGKRATRGKSIVNFISLSDDEKVTSILAMPKEVKQSTLSLMMVTKSGVGKKVAAKSFHDVRRSGLIAIKLQPGDQLISASFVEKGDDCIVVTSKGQSIRFKENDVREMGRNAGGVRVVRLGKGDMLVGADIIKKSHKEPSLLVIMENGYGKKTDLSEYKVQKRGGSGIKTAKITPKTGVLIASKVIDETEIEEVIAISKKSQVIRVDIKEIPVIGRQTQGVRIMKLREGDAIASLTCL, from the coding sequence ATGCCCGACAAGAAAGAACCAAAAAACGAGGAAAAAGCCCCTCATGTAAACGTAGTTTCCCGCAACATTTCCACTGAAATGCGCGAGTCGTATCTCGACTACGCCATGTCGGTTATTACCTCTCGAGCCCTTCCTGATGTTCGTGATGGATTAAAACCAGTGCACCGCCGCATTCTCTTCGCCATGAACCAGATGGGTCTCACTTCGTCTGCCAAATTTAGAAAATCCGCCACCGTGGTTGGAGAAGTACTCGGTAACTATCACCCTCACGGCGACATTGCAGTGTACGACACAATGGTAAAAATGGTTCAGGATTTTTCGATGAGATACCCGCTGATCATTGGCCAGGGAAACTTTGGTTCAATCGACGGCGATCCAGCAGCTGCGCACCGATACACTGAAGCTCGCATGTCTAAAATTTCTTCAGAACTTCTTCGTGACATCGAAAAAGAAACTGTTGATTTCCGTCCAAACTATGACAACACCAAACAAGAACCGATAGTGTTACCTTCAGTCGTTCCAAGTCTTTTGCTCAACGGCACATTGGGAATTGCTGTCGGTATGGCCACCAACATCCCACCGCACAATCTCGGCGAAGTGGTTGATGCGACAACACATCTTATCGATAATAAAAGTGCCACAACCGAAGATTTATTACAGTTTGTTAAAGGCCCCGATTTTCCAACGGGCGGCGTGGTCTTCGGCGCCAAAGATTTAATGCACGCCTACGGCTCAGGCCGCGGTGGCGTCGTAACTCGAGGTATTGCAGAAATTATCGAATCAAAATCTGGAACTTTTCAAATTGTCATTACCTCAATTCCGTATCGCGTCAACAAAGCTGAACTCATCATGCGCATTGCCGACTTGGTTCGCGACAAAAAAATCGAAGGCATCAAGGGTCTTCGCGATGAATCCTCAAAAGACATTCGCGTGGTGATTGATCTCAAGCAGGGAGCCTATCCAGAAAAAGTTTTAAACTTTTTATACAAACACACTCAGCTCGAAGAAGCTTTTCACTTCAACGTGGTTGCGCTTGTTGACGGTATTCCTCAAACTTTGTCACTGAAATCCATCCTCGAGGAATTCGTGGCGCATCGGGTGATCGTCGTGCGACGCCGCACCGAATTTGATTTACGAAAAGCGGAAGAACGCGAGCACATTTTGATCGGTCTGAAAAAAGCGCTGGATCACATTGATGAAATTATCAAACTCATCAAAAAGTCGAAAGACACTCCCGAAGCTCACGCCAACTTGATGAAGCAATTTAAATTCTCTGACCGTCAGGCCACCGCCATTTTGGAAATGAAACTCTCACGTCTCGCCGGCCTTGAACGCAAGAAAATCGAAGATGAACTCAAAGCGATCCAAGAACTCATCGAAATTCTCAAAGCTATTTTGGCCAGCCCAAAGAAAATTCTTTCAATTATTAAAGATGAGTTGAACGAAATCAAAGCCAAGTATGGCGACGAACGCCGCACCAAAATTATCAAGGCCGGCGCGGGCACGTTTTCCGAAGAAGATTTAATTCCCGACGCGGAAAGCGTTTTGGTGCTCACCAAGGGCGGTTACATTAAGCGCACCGATCCAGAAGAATATCGCAAACAGAAACGCGGAGGAGTTGGCGTGGTTGATCTTGATACTAAGGAAGAAGATTTTGTGACGATGTTTTTGACGACCACAACCCACAGTGATTTGTTGTTCTTTACCGATAAAGGCAAGGCCTACCAAGTGAAAATGTATGAAATTCCAGAAGGTAAACGCGCCACGCGAGGAAAATCCATTGTAAACTTCATCTCACTTTCTGATGACGAAAAAGTTACGAGCATTTTGGCGATGCCGAAAGAAGTTAAACAATCAACCCTGTCTCTTATGATGGTTACAAAATCTGGCGTTGGCAAAAAAGTGGCCGCAAAAAGTTTCCACGATGTCAGACGCAGTGGTTTGATTGCTATTAAACTTCAGCCGGGCGATCAATTGATTTCCGCTTCGTTTGTTGAGAAGGGGGATGATTGTATTGTCGTCACCAGCAAGGGTCAATCAATTCGTTTTAAAGAAAATGATGTGAGAGAAATGGGCAGAAATGCCGGCGGAGTTCGTGTTGTTCGACTCGGAAAAGGCGACATGCTTGTTGGCGCTGACATCATTAAGAAAAGTCACAAAGAACCATCACTGCTTGTCATCATGGAAAATGGTTATGGTAAGAAAACTGATCTCTCAGAATATAAAGTGCAAAAGCGCGGAGGATCGGGCATCAAGACCGCCAAGATTACTCCAAAAACTGGCGTACTCATCGCCTCAAAAGTGATCGATGAAACTGAAATCGAAGAGGTGATTGCCATTTCCAAAAAAAGTCAGGTCATCCGTGTTGATATCAAAGAAATTCCTGTCATTGGCCGCCAGACTCAGGGCGTTCGCATTATGAAACTCCGCGAAGGTGATGCCATCGCGTCACTTACTTGTTTGTAA
- a CDS encoding helix-turn-helix domain-containing protein, whose product MPHVSKHLVAEKVLRELEEHIIAVLSDTGLKARNKIFKEILTKTERLMVAKRLAMIYLIQKGRATHEISEMLKVSPSTVARFENQLEQKCFIHTASWVKNHVAMNRVFKLIFNLAAVPFEAQKKSLGQMLDEN is encoded by the coding sequence ATGCCACATGTATCCAAACACCTTGTAGCTGAAAAGGTACTCCGCGAACTAGAGGAGCACATTATCGCTGTCTTGAGTGACACAGGTTTGAAAGCCAGAAACAAAATCTTCAAAGAAATACTAACAAAGACAGAGAGACTGATGGTTGCGAAACGTCTGGCAATGATTTACTTGATACAGAAAGGGAGGGCGACGCACGAGATCAGCGAGATGTTGAAGGTTAGTCCTTCAACTGTAGCTCGTTTTGAGAACCAACTTGAGCAAAAGTGTTTCATACACACCGCTTCGTGGGTAAAAAATCACGTTGCCATGAATCGCGTTTTTAAACTTATTTTTAACTTAGCTGCCGTTCCGTTTGAAGCCCAGAAAAAATCTCTCGGCCAAATGCTTGATGAAAACTAA
- a CDS encoding MBL fold metallo-hydrolase — protein sequence MIITYLGLEAFKIQFGDTVIAVNPISKDSKRKVSRFGADIALISLNDPDFNGVEAVTHGDRAPFAITGPGEYEIKGIFIKGFKGESHYGLKAGSGESRLNTIYSLSLEGMNLCFLGALDSKDLSAETKEALDDIDVLFVPIGGEGVLSPSLAYELAVKLEPKIIIPTHYENAQDKNLKLFLKEAGEEGIKPVDKLTLKKKDLEGKEGEAIVLEAQV from the coding sequence ATGATAATCACATACCTAGGCCTCGAAGCCTTCAAGATTCAATTCGGCGACACCGTGATCGCGGTCAACCCGATTTCGAAAGATTCAAAGCGTAAAGTTTCTCGATTTGGTGCCGACATCGCTTTGATTTCCTTAAACGATCCAGATTTCAACGGTGTTGAAGCAGTCACTCATGGCGATCGCGCGCCGTTTGCTATTACCGGTCCTGGCGAATATGAAATTAAAGGAATTTTTATAAAAGGATTTAAAGGTGAATCCCACTACGGGCTCAAGGCCGGCTCAGGCGAATCGCGACTCAATACTATATATAGTCTATCGTTGGAAGGCATGAATCTTTGTTTCCTCGGTGCGCTTGATTCTAAAGATTTATCCGCGGAAACCAAAGAAGCACTCGATGATATTGATGTTTTGTTTGTGCCAATTGGTGGCGAAGGAGTTTTGAGTCCATCTCTGGCCTATGAGCTTGCAGTAAAACTAGAACCGAAAATTATTATTCCTACCCACTACGAAAATGCTCAGGATAAAAATCTTAAGTTATTTTTGAAAGAAGCCGGAGAAGAGGGAATTAAACCGGTAGATAAATTGACGCTCAAGAAAAAAGATTTGGAGGGCAAAGAGGGCGAGGCGATTGTTTTGGAGGCACAGGTTTAA
- a CDS encoding methyltransferase domain-containing protein, translating to MRLEPGTSVADLGSGAGFYTMAAARAVGDKGKVYAVDVLKDLLEKLKNEARRSSLTNVEALLGNVEKLGGTRLADSSVDDVLVCNTLFQLEHKTDFPFEVKRILKPKGRVLVVDWKESFGGMGPQKEHVFSSDMARALFEKAGFVFQREISAGEHHYGLIFIR from the coding sequence TTGAGACTTGAACCCGGAACTTCCGTAGCCGACCTCGGCTCGGGTGCCGGTTTTTATACTATGGCTGCCGCACGAGCAGTAGGCGACAAAGGCAAGGTCTACGCTGTGGACGTTTTAAAAGACTTATTGGAAAAACTTAAAAACGAGGCGCGACGAAGTAGTCTCACAAATGTAGAAGCGCTTTTGGGTAATGTCGAAAAGCTTGGTGGTACACGATTGGCAGATTCTTCTGTGGACGACGTGTTGGTATGCAATACGCTTTTTCAGTTAGAACACAAAACCGATTTCCCATTTGAAGTAAAAAGAATTTTAAAACCAAAAGGTCGTGTCCTCGTTGTTGATTGGAAGGAGTCGTTTGGTGGCATGGGCCCGCAAAAGGAACACGTTTTTTCCTCTGACATGGCTCGGGCGCTTTTTGAAAAGGCCGGATTTGTTTTCCAGCGGGAAATTTCAGCAGGGGAGCACCACTACGGCTTAATTTTTATACGATAA
- a CDS encoding Type 1 glutamine amidotransferase-like domain-containing protein, which produces MSTILLLSTARFLMNNPPEVLGRPFNTFKMVHITTASKGVSDTAYFERNRKFFKEHNYDCTEIDLDHTTGDDLKKVLEKTELVYVEGGNTFLLMKSIRQSGFEKIIKELLPKGLIYMGASAGSYVACPTIEMALWKHQDKYSHYNLTDLTAMSLVPFLMTVHYKPEYDQILKEKISQTPLPVKILTDEQGILMRDGKVELIGKGDEIIL; this is translated from the coding sequence ATGAGTACAATTTTATTGCTTTCCACCGCTCGGTTTTTGATGAACAACCCTCCTGAAGTTTTGGGGCGGCCTTTCAATACTTTCAAGATGGTTCACATTACAACTGCTTCGAAAGGAGTTTCTGATACAGCCTACTTTGAAAGGAATCGAAAGTTTTTCAAAGAACACAACTATGATTGCACGGAAATAGATTTGGATCACACGACAGGGGATGATTTAAAAAAAGTTTTAGAAAAAACTGAATTAGTGTACGTTGAAGGTGGTAATACGTTTTTACTCATGAAGTCAATTAGGCAGAGTGGTTTTGAAAAAATTATAAAAGAGTTGTTGCCGAAAGGTTTAATTTACATGGGAGCAAGTGCCGGCAGTTATGTTGCCTGTCCAACAATAGAAATGGCGCTTTGGAAACATCAGGATAAATACAGTCATTACAATCTTACCGATTTGACCGCCATGAGTTTGGTTCCATTTCTTATGACGGTTCATTACAAACCAGAGTATGATCAGATTTTGAAGGAAAAAATTTCTCAAACCCCACTTCCGGTAAAAATTCTTACCGATGAGCAAGGGATTTTGATGCGAGATGGGAAGGTGGAATTGATCGGAAAAGGTGACGAAATTATTCTATAA
- a CDS encoding glycosyltransferase 87 family protein — MGAKYFGEVGYFDFYQCAIEAGGKTVGWSDETITRDLRTYNLLPSKDVPACHRERFSEARWLEYKNDVAWIIKEGDQQNHLPNLDLVTDKGFNPTPFWSVVAGDLANAFPSQKGLALTLLMMVDFLVFVFSIAFIRWKEGDTLAILTALLTLFYFGAFHSLGGQFLQYIWFLCIIVSTVLWRAKKPFSSGVLMGLAIGIRSFPLFFAAPMFCVAFYSLIKKQKNIPVIIFCAGCITAMLMCFIIGSTSTRGVSAWQEWSEKISVHEKYLRGEIFEIGLPNLISTIASEENGNASNYLEDFPHTLLRIARFEKFIFLYYALAGTLLALWAWLLWKNRSLEVFGYGFIPLYVLTSLSPIYYLSLALLPCMFGGAPIRIRNYAVGGTLLLMVAHLPFLLSGYITFNYYDHLISGILIFLFFIGMVYVWHKEESLAP, encoded by the coding sequence TTGGGAGCAAAATATTTTGGGGAAGTGGGTTATTTCGATTTCTACCAATGCGCTATAGAAGCTGGAGGAAAAACTGTTGGGTGGTCAGATGAGACCATAACTCGAGATTTGCGAACCTACAATCTCCTGCCCTCAAAAGACGTTCCTGCTTGTCATCGTGAACGATTTTCGGAAGCCCGTTGGCTAGAATATAAAAATGATGTAGCTTGGATTATCAAAGAAGGTGACCAGCAAAATCATCTTCCAAATCTAGACCTAGTTACCGACAAGGGTTTCAACCCAACACCTTTTTGGTCTGTGGTGGCAGGAGATCTTGCAAATGCATTTCCTTCCCAAAAAGGCTTGGCCTTAACCTTACTCATGATGGTAGACTTTTTGGTCTTTGTCTTTTCGATTGCATTCATACGCTGGAAGGAAGGAGACACACTGGCAATACTAACGGCCTTACTAACTCTTTTTTACTTCGGCGCATTTCATTCTCTTGGTGGACAATTTTTGCAGTATATTTGGTTTTTATGCATTATCGTTAGTACTGTTTTATGGCGCGCGAAAAAACCTTTCTCAAGTGGTGTATTAATGGGACTTGCGATAGGGATTCGGTCATTTCCGTTATTTTTTGCTGCGCCAATGTTTTGTGTCGCTTTTTATTCGCTCATCAAAAAGCAAAAAAATATACCTGTAATAATTTTTTGCGCTGGTTGCATAACAGCAATGCTCATGTGTTTTATTATTGGAAGCACGTCAACAAGAGGAGTGAGCGCCTGGCAGGAATGGAGCGAGAAGATATCCGTCCACGAGAAATATTTGCGTGGAGAAATTTTTGAGATTGGACTTCCGAATTTGATAAGTACGATTGCTTCAGAAGAAAATGGAAATGCGTCAAATTACCTTGAAGATTTTCCACATACGCTTCTACGTATTGCACGTTTTGAAAAATTTATTTTCTTATATTACGCTCTGGCCGGAACTCTTCTTGCTTTGTGGGCGTGGTTGCTTTGGAAAAATAGATCTCTGGAGGTTTTTGGATATGGGTTTATACCTCTCTATGTGCTTACCTCTCTTTCCCCCATTTACTATCTTTCTCTAGCACTTTTACCCTGCATGTTTGGGGGGGCACCAATACGAATTCGTAACTATGCCGTTGGCGGGACTTTATTACTTATGGTGGCTCACCTTCCTTTTCTGCTCAGTGGTTATATAACCTTCAATTATTACGATCATCTTATCAGTGGCATATTGATTTTCCTCTTTTTCATCGGAATGGTATATGTATGGCACAAGGAAGAATCATTGGCGCCTTAA
- a CDS encoding NAD(P)-dependent oxidoreductase — protein MNNKNIKIAITGGAGFVGQNLLFELKSERYTRFVVIDKSAYNLSILHRLHPEVDVVEADLAISSDFWERTLEGVDVVIQLQAQITSTHSEQFKRNTIDTTYSVLNACRKFSVPRLIHVSSSVVNSVATDDYTNAKKIQEAGVLRSGLRYTVLRPTLMFGPFDPKHLGWLSRFMEKTPIFPIPGNGKFLRQPLYVKDFCRCLVRSLKPEFNNQVFDIVGDTRIDYQDIIFAIIRAKKLSTKIIHIPIVFFGFMLQICALFVQKPPFTVQQLTALVAGDDFKGVDTKKVFGVTQTPFEDAIQETFVKTKYIDVVLRRQ, from the coding sequence ATGAACAATAAAAATATAAAAATTGCGATAACTGGAGGGGCAGGATTTGTTGGGCAAAATCTTCTCTTCGAATTAAAATCAGAAAGATACACTCGTTTTGTTGTTATAGATAAGAGTGCCTATAATTTGTCGATACTCCACAGGTTACATCCGGAAGTGGATGTTGTTGAGGCAGATTTAGCTATTTCTTCTGATTTTTGGGAGCGGACGCTTGAGGGTGTAGACGTAGTTATTCAGTTGCAGGCACAAATTACAAGTACGCATTCGGAGCAATTTAAACGTAACACGATTGACACCACATACAGTGTGCTCAATGCATGCAGAAAATTTAGTGTCCCGCGTCTCATTCATGTCAGTTCTTCGGTGGTCAATTCTGTTGCAACCGATGATTACACAAACGCCAAAAAAATTCAAGAAGCAGGAGTGCTTAGAAGCGGTCTCCGATATACGGTGTTACGGCCAACGTTGATGTTTGGCCCATTTGACCCAAAACACTTAGGTTGGTTGTCACGTTTTATGGAAAAAACTCCGATTTTTCCTATTCCTGGCAACGGAAAGTTTTTGCGACAGCCACTGTATGTTAAAGATTTTTGTCGATGTCTTGTGCGGTCTCTGAAGCCCGAGTTTAATAATCAGGTGTTTGATATCGTCGGTGACACTCGCATCGATTACCAAGATATTATTTTTGCAATTATTCGCGCCAAAAAATTATCTACAAAAATTATACACATCCCAATTGTATTTTTTGGTTTTATGTTGCAGATATGCGCGTTGTTTGTTCAAAAACCACCATTTACTGTTCAGCAGCTCACAGCATTAGTGGCAGGGGACGATTTCAAAGGTGTTGATACAAAAAAGGTGTTTGGTGTCACTCAAACGCCTTTCGAGGATGCGATTCAAGAAACTTTTGTCAAGACAAAATATATCGACGTTGTTTTAAGGCGCCAATGA
- a CDS encoding S1 RNA-binding domain-containing protein, producing the protein MKKDTTAKVKDGSSGADMIAKDHEEKVEEESLMTRLIKETGNPAAVGDLVEGTVLNIEKAKVFVDLSPFGTGIIYGREYINARDVIKKVSIGDKIAAKVVDVENEDGYVELSLREARQAMIWSEAEAAIRDKKTLELLVKEANKGGLILEWQGIAGFLPASQLKPEHYPRVAEGDKDKIIEELRKLVGERISVCVISAIPKEGKLIFSEKNPETKDKEKIVGKYTVGDEVGGEITGIVDFGIFVKIEEGLEGLVHISEIDWALVENPRLLYKVGQKVNVKIIEIKEGKISLSIKALKANPWVDASKKYKKDDVVKAVIIKFNKHGALASIEEGVAGLVHISEFGTEEKLRANLELGKTYSFKITFFDAKEQKMALSFAGEKKA; encoded by the coding sequence ATGAAAAAAGATACTACTGCGAAAGTAAAGGACGGTTCAAGTGGAGCAGATATGATCGCGAAAGATCACGAGGAAAAAGTAGAAGAAGAAAGCTTGATGACACGTCTCATCAAGGAAACCGGCAATCCAGCCGCCGTTGGAGATTTGGTTGAGGGTACTGTTTTAAATATCGAAAAAGCTAAAGTGTTTGTTGACCTGTCGCCATTCGGCACGGGTATTATTTATGGACGGGAATACATCAACGCCCGAGATGTTATCAAAAAAGTAAGCATCGGGGACAAGATTGCCGCCAAGGTTGTCGATGTTGAAAATGAAGATGGTTATGTTGAACTCTCTCTTCGAGAAGCTCGACAGGCGATGATTTGGAGCGAGGCCGAAGCGGCTATTCGCGACAAGAAAACTTTAGAACTTTTGGTTAAGGAAGCTAACAAAGGAGGTTTGATTTTGGAATGGCAAGGCATTGCAGGATTCCTTCCTGCGTCACAATTGAAGCCTGAACATTACCCTCGCGTGGCTGAAGGCGATAAAGATAAGATTATCGAGGAACTCCGCAAGTTGGTTGGCGAACGAATTTCTGTCTGCGTTATTTCCGCCATTCCTAAAGAAGGTAAATTGATTTTCTCTGAGAAAAATCCTGAAACAAAAGATAAAGAAAAGATTGTCGGTAAATATACTGTTGGCGATGAAGTCGGAGGTGAAATCACGGGCATCGTAGACTTCGGCATCTTCGTGAAAATCGAAGAAGGACTTGAGGGCTTGGTGCACATTTCTGAAATCGACTGGGCACTTGTAGAAAACCCACGACTTTTGTACAAAGTCGGCCAGAAAGTAAACGTGAAAATAATTGAAATTAAGGAAGGAAAAATTTCACTTTCAATTAAAGCGTTGAAAGCAAACCCTTGGGTTGATGCCAGCAAGAAATACAAAAAAGATGATGTGGTCAAGGCGGTTATCATCAAATTCAACAAACACGGAGCCTTGGCTTCGATTGAAGAGGGTGTCGCCGGACTTGTTCACATTTCTGAATTTGGAACCGAAGAAAAATTGCGCGCCAATCTAGAACTCGGCAAAACCTACTCTTTCAAAATCACCTTCTTTGATGCGAAGGAGCAGAAGATGGCGCTGTCGTTTGCAGGTGAAAAGAAAGCCTAG
- a CDS encoding pilin, whose translation MTKIVNQNAIFSFFLAIFLITAPFLVFGQAVQNFIPCGTEVYPDGATLGTGSGVKYVGGTVSNPCGFQHIITLINKIANYLIVLGAAVSALAFAWAGFLMMTAGGEMGKIEHAKEIFGKVLVGFLIMLSAWLIVHAIDAGLIDAGFISRSTLKPI comes from the coding sequence ATGACAAAAATTGTAAATCAAAATGCCATCTTCTCGTTTTTCTTGGCGATATTTTTGATTACAGCACCCTTTTTGGTTTTTGGACAAGCGGTACAAAATTTTATTCCCTGTGGCACAGAAGTCTATCCTGACGGGGCTACCCTTGGAACAGGAAGTGGAGTTAAATATGTAGGAGGTACGGTTTCGAATCCCTGTGGATTTCAACACATTATTACGCTCATCAATAAAATAGCTAACTACCTCATCGTCCTTGGAGCAGCGGTTTCTGCTCTCGCCTTTGCTTGGGCAGGATTTTTGATGATGACAGCGGGAGGAGAAATGGGTAAAATAGAGCATGCCAAAGAAATTTTTGGAAAAGTGCTTGTCGGGTTTTTGATCATGCTTTCGGCCTGGCTTATTGTCCATGCAATCGACGCCGGGTTAATTGATGCCGGGTTTATAAGCAGGAGTACATTAAAACCAATATAA